A section of the Pimelobacter simplex genome encodes:
- a CDS encoding DNA polymerase domain-containing protein, translating into MAKTAAAMVQAGDREVRVSSPDRVIYEATEHTPEVTKLMVAEYVAAAGDALMRALRERPTALERWPSGVREGFRLATGPRDNDAEGFYQKRVPKGAPDYLEAVEITFPSGRTAEEICPTEIAVPVWCAQMGALTFHPWPVRRADVDHPDELRIDFDPQPGTTFSDAVRVAGVAHELLGELGLVGFPKTSGNRGVHVYVRIEPRWEFTDVRHAAIALGRELARRDDQVTTAWWKEERGERIFIDFNQNNRDRTIASAYSLRPLPGAPVSTPMTWAELAGVTDPRGYNLFTVPERLADGDPWAGIDDTAYSLQPLLDLWDQQVAEGAGELNFPPDYPKMPGEPPRVQPSKKVAEHWDAEGNRVEGT; encoded by the coding sequence ATGGCGAAGACCGCGGCGGCGATGGTCCAGGCAGGTGACCGCGAGGTCCGGGTGTCCAGCCCGGACCGGGTGATCTACGAGGCGACCGAGCACACTCCCGAGGTCACCAAGCTCATGGTGGCCGAGTACGTCGCCGCGGCCGGCGACGCTCTGATGCGCGCGCTGCGCGAGCGGCCCACCGCGCTGGAGCGGTGGCCGTCGGGGGTCCGCGAGGGCTTCCGGCTGGCCACCGGACCGCGCGACAACGACGCCGAGGGCTTCTACCAGAAGCGGGTCCCCAAGGGCGCTCCCGACTACCTGGAGGCCGTCGAGATCACCTTCCCGTCGGGCCGTACCGCCGAGGAGATCTGCCCGACCGAGATCGCCGTCCCGGTCTGGTGCGCCCAGATGGGCGCCCTCACCTTCCACCCCTGGCCGGTCCGGCGCGCGGACGTCGACCACCCCGACGAGCTGCGCATCGACTTCGACCCGCAGCCCGGCACGACGTTCTCCGATGCCGTGCGCGTCGCCGGCGTCGCCCACGAGCTGCTCGGCGAGCTCGGTCTGGTCGGGTTCCCCAAGACGTCCGGCAACCGCGGCGTCCACGTCTACGTCCGGATCGAGCCCCGCTGGGAGTTCACCGACGTCCGCCACGCCGCCATCGCCCTCGGCCGCGAGCTCGCCCGCCGCGACGACCAGGTCACCACCGCGTGGTGGAAGGAGGAGCGCGGCGAGCGCATCTTCATCGACTTCAACCAGAACAACCGCGACCGGACGATCGCGTCGGCTTACTCGCTGCGGCCGCTGCCCGGCGCGCCCGTCTCGACCCCGATGACCTGGGCCGAGCTGGCCGGCGTCACCGACCCGCGCGGCTACAACCTCTTCACCGTCCCCGAGCGCCTCGCCGACGGCGACCCGTGGGCGGGGATCGACGACACGGCGTACTCGCTCCAGCCGCTGCTGGACCTGTGGGACCAGCAGGTCGCCGAGGGCGCGGGCGAGCTCAACTTCCCGCCGGACTACCCGAAGATGCCGGGGGAGCCGCCGCGGGTGCAGCCCAGCAAGAAGGTCGCCGAGCACTGGGACGCGGAGGGCAACCGGGTCGAGGGGACCTAG
- the msrB gene encoding peptide-methionine (R)-S-oxide reductase MsrB has translation MGYEVEKTDAEWRAELTPEEYQVLRQAGTERAFTGEYTDTETTGVYRCKACQAKLFESDTKFHSGCGWPSFYQPISDTVEYIEDTSHGMKRVEVRCANCGSHLGHVFPDGYGTPTGDRFCINSISLTLEPADQA, from the coding sequence ATGGGTTACGAGGTCGAGAAGACGGACGCGGAGTGGCGCGCGGAGCTCACTCCCGAGGAGTACCAGGTGCTCCGCCAGGCCGGCACCGAGCGGGCCTTCACCGGTGAGTACACCGACACCGAGACCACCGGTGTCTACCGGTGCAAGGCCTGCCAGGCCAAGCTGTTCGAGTCGGACACGAAGTTCCACTCCGGCTGCGGCTGGCCGAGCTTCTACCAGCCGATCAGCGACACGGTGGAGTACATCGAGGACACCTCGCACGGCATGAAGCGGGTCGAGGTCCGCTGCGCCAACTGCGGCTCGCACCTCGGTCACGTCTTCCCCGACGGCTACGGCACGCCGACCGGCGACCGGTTCTGCATCAACTCGATCAGCCTGACGCTCGAACCCGCCGACCAGGCCTGA
- a CDS encoding rhodanese-like domain-containing protein, whose amino-acid sequence MSTLATAPVPAAAPAPARYDGVDALLADARSRLDRISPRAAFQELVTVGQVLLVDIRPAAQRAIEGEVAAWLPVLVVERNVLEWRFDPRSDARLPEASYDLRVLVLCQEGYTSSLAADALRSLGIDRATDVVGGFAAWRAAGMPVAGVAA is encoded by the coding sequence GTGAGCACCCTCGCCACGGCCCCCGTCCCCGCCGCCGCGCCCGCGCCCGCCCGGTACGACGGCGTGGACGCCCTCCTGGCCGACGCCCGCTCCCGCCTCGACCGGATCAGCCCGCGCGCGGCCTTCCAGGAGCTCGTCACCGTCGGCCAGGTGCTCCTCGTCGACATCCGCCCCGCCGCCCAGCGCGCGATCGAGGGCGAGGTCGCCGCCTGGCTGCCCGTCCTCGTGGTCGAGCGCAACGTGCTGGAGTGGCGCTTCGACCCGCGCAGCGACGCCCGGCTCCCGGAGGCGTCGTACGACCTGCGGGTGCTGGTGCTGTGCCAGGAGGGCTACACCTCCTCGCTCGCCGCGGACGCCCTCCGCAGCCTCGGCATCGACCGGGCCACCGACGTCGTCGGCGGTTTCGCCGCCTGGCGCGCGGCCGGGATGCCGGTCGCGGGGGTCGCGGCGTGA
- a CDS encoding cysteine dioxygenase, with amino-acid sequence MTQLAVLPLLEVVRNHAADPDLHHLLDHDPYERSWIRLLTTDDYELWLISWPAGAATDWHDHGSSSGAFTVLEGRLTEHTFDGGLRLVDLGPGDGKAFGAGYAHDVRNATDGPALSLHAYSPRLHTMTRFKFHGDRLEALGVEKAGAEW; translated from the coding sequence ATGACCCAGCTCGCCGTCCTGCCCCTGCTCGAGGTCGTGCGCAACCACGCCGCCGACCCCGACCTGCACCACCTGCTCGACCACGACCCGTACGAGCGCTCGTGGATCCGCCTGCTCACCACCGACGACTACGAGCTCTGGCTGATCTCCTGGCCGGCCGGTGCCGCCACCGACTGGCACGACCACGGCTCGTCGTCCGGCGCCTTCACCGTCCTCGAGGGCCGGCTCACCGAGCACACCTTCGACGGCGGGCTGCGGCTCGTCGACCTCGGTCCCGGCGACGGCAAGGCGTTCGGCGCCGGCTACGCGCACGACGTCCGCAACGCCACCGACGGCCCCGCCCTCTCGCTGCACGCGTACTCGCCGCGGCTGCACACGATGACCCGGTTCAAGTTCCACGGCGACCGGCTCGAGGCCCTCGGCGTCGAGAAGGCCGGGGCGGAGTGGTGA
- the hemQ gene encoding hydrogen peroxide-dependent heme synthase: protein MSDQDPQAHLKTNAAKINELNDTIRFTMWSVFRLEQTLGADDVVRKQETAELETFLADLAAEDVVVRGLYDVGGLRADADLMIWWHAATSDQLQDAYHRLRRTAFGARLAPVWSQMALHRPAEFNRSHLPAFLADERAHAYAAVYPFVRSYEWYLLEDAERRRLLAEHGQMARGYPDVRANTVPSFALGDYEWILAFEADDLTRIVDLMRHLRGSETRRHVREEVPFYTGRRVEVAALLATLP, encoded by the coding sequence ATGTCGGACCAGGACCCGCAGGCGCACCTCAAGACCAACGCCGCGAAGATCAACGAGCTCAACGACACCATCCGCTTCACCATGTGGTCGGTGTTCCGGCTCGAGCAGACGCTCGGCGCCGACGATGTCGTCCGCAAGCAGGAGACGGCCGAGCTCGAGACCTTCCTGGCCGACCTCGCCGCCGAGGACGTCGTCGTCCGCGGCCTCTACGACGTCGGCGGCCTCCGCGCCGACGCGGACCTGATGATCTGGTGGCACGCCGCCACCAGCGACCAGCTCCAGGACGCCTACCACCGGCTGCGGCGGACCGCCTTCGGCGCACGCCTGGCCCCGGTCTGGTCCCAGATGGCGCTGCACCGCCCGGCCGAGTTCAACCGCAGCCACCTGCCGGCCTTCCTCGCCGACGAGCGCGCCCACGCCTACGCCGCCGTCTACCCCTTCGTGCGCTCGTACGAGTGGTACCTCCTCGAGGACGCCGAGCGCCGCCGGCTGCTCGCCGAGCACGGCCAGATGGCCCGCGGGTACCCCGACGTCCGGGCCAACACGGTCCCGAGCTTCGCGCTCGGCGACTACGAGTGGATCCTCGCCTTCGAGGCCGACGACCTGACCCGGATCGTCGACCTGATGCGCCACCTGCGCGGCTCGGAGACCCGCCGCCACGTGCGCGAGGAGGTGCCGTTCTACACCGGCCGCCGGGTCGAGGTCGCCGCGCTGCTGGCCACGCTGCCCTGA
- a CDS encoding response regulator transcription factor — MTSPIRVVVVDDHQIVRDGLTALLTALDGIEVVGSADDGREALHVVEETAPDLVVMDIQMPHLDGIEATRFLTGRDPALRVVMLTMNEDDDTILSAIRAGACGYLLKGAGADEVQHAIRSAAAGGMVFGASLAARIAALFAGATPAATAEDEPFPELTERERDVLQRIAAGRSNDEIAGELYVSNKTVRNTVSAIYAKLHATGRADAIVKAREAGYGR; from the coding sequence ATGACCAGCCCGATCCGTGTCGTCGTGGTCGACGACCACCAGATCGTCCGCGACGGCCTCACCGCGCTCCTCACCGCGCTCGACGGGATCGAGGTCGTCGGCTCGGCCGACGACGGCCGCGAGGCCCTGCACGTCGTCGAGGAGACCGCCCCGGACCTCGTCGTGATGGACATCCAGATGCCCCACCTCGACGGCATCGAGGCCACCCGCTTCCTCACGGGCCGCGACCCCGCGCTGCGCGTGGTCATGCTGACCATGAACGAGGACGACGACACGATCCTCAGCGCGATCCGCGCCGGTGCCTGCGGCTACCTGCTCAAGGGCGCGGGCGCCGACGAGGTCCAGCACGCGATCCGCTCCGCCGCGGCCGGCGGCATGGTCTTCGGTGCCAGCCTCGCCGCCCGCATCGCCGCCCTCTTCGCCGGCGCCACCCCCGCCGCCACCGCCGAGGACGAACCCTTCCCCGAGCTCACCGAGCGCGAGCGCGACGTCCTCCAGCGGATCGCCGCGGGACGCAGCAACGACGAGATCGCCGGCGAGCTCTACGTCTCCAACAAGACCGTGCGCAACACGGTCTCGGCGATCTACGCCAAGCTCCACGCCACGGGTCGCGCCGACGCCATCGTCAAGGCGCGGGAGGCGGGCTACGGCCGGTAG